The window GGAACAAGAGCTCGTGGCCGCGTTCATCGCCGCGGGGAGCGGGCCGGCGAACCGGGAGGCGAAGTCGCCGCTGACTGATCGGTAGCGGTGCCCGGGTGGCGCGCGTGTCGGCTCACTACGAGCGTAGCGTGCCGCCTGGCCGGCGGCCCGACGCAGTCGGAACGGACCGGTACGGACTCGCGGCGGACTGCCGTCCGTCGCTCGTGCCGCGCCGGGGCGGGCGCTACGAGCGTAGCGCCACGACATTTCGCCCGCTCGGGCGAACGAGCGAACGGAGGGAGATATCGATGCCAGACGAATCCGCGAACGCCGACGAACCGATCGGCCGACCGAGTACAGTGGGACGGCGTCCGCTGCTGAAGGCGCTCGGCTTCGCCGCCGCTACCTCGCTGGGCAGTGGGGTCGCGGCGGCGGACGACAGCGACGACGGGCCCGAGATCGATCCGCTCTACGGGTTCACGGTTCCGGACGTCGACGACGTCCCCGGCTCCATGGACCCGGACCACGAGGTCGAGCTCCACACGGCGGATCCGACGCCGGGGAAGCACGGGGCGCTCTTCCACTTCGAGCCGACGGGGTTAGCAGTCGACCCGGGCGACGTCGTGCAGTTCACGGCCACCAGCCCCGACCACACGGTGACTGCGTATCACCCGGCCATGGGCTTCCAGCACCGGGTTCCGGAGGCGGCCCGGCCGTTCTCGTCGCCGGTTCTGGGCCTCGACGCGGCGTGGCTCTACCGGTTCGACGAACCGGGGCTGTACGACGTGTACTGCGCGCCCCACCACATCCTCGGGATGGTGATGCGCCTCGTCGTCGGCGATCTCGACGAGGAGGACGTCCCGGCCTACGAGGACACGTTCGAGGGGTCAGAGGAACCGCCCCTGCTCGCGCCGTTCAGCACGGAGTTCCTGGAGACCGAACTGCGGCACTTCAGCCCCGAGGGCGTGAACGAGGACGTCCAGTGGGTGTGGTTGACCCCGCAGGAGGTGCTCGACGCGCCGGCGCTCGATCCCGCGAACGTCCAGCGCGACGACGGCCGCGTGACCTTCGACGAGGTCCTCGCCGACGTCGACCGCGTCTCCGGGGGACACGCGCATGAGTGAGCGGCCGGCCCGGATGCGACCGCGACGGCTGACCGACGGCCGGGAGGGCCCGCGATGACCGCGGACAGCGCGCTCACGCGCGAGGGAATCGAGGGCGTGATACGGGCCTTCGAGGACCGGGACGCGGCGGCCGCTGCGTCCCACTGGGCCGAGGACGGCGTGTTCGTCGACCCGCACTACCCCGAGGACGAGTACCGCGGCCCCGAAGCGGTGGAGGCGGCGCTCGGCTGGGCGCTCGAGAACGTCGTCGAACGGCCGGGGCTCTCGATCCGGACCGTCTGGGAGGGCGAGGAGGCCGCTGCCGTCGAAGTGGACACCCACCACGTCGCGCACGACGGATCGGTCCGCGAGTTCCCGCAGGTGTTCGTCGTCGAAGGCGAGGACGGGCGGATCACACGGTGGCAGTCCTACCTGCCGTTCCCGCCGCCGGACGGGTGAGCGTGCCGGCGGGAGCGCCAGCCCGTCGG of the Halomicrobium salinisoli genome contains:
- a CDS encoding plastocyanin/azurin family copper-binding protein, with amino-acid sequence MPDESANADEPIGRPSTVGRRPLLKALGFAAATSLGSGVAAADDSDDGPEIDPLYGFTVPDVDDVPGSMDPDHEVELHTADPTPGKHGALFHFEPTGLAVDPGDVVQFTATSPDHTVTAYHPAMGFQHRVPEAARPFSSPVLGLDAAWLYRFDEPGLYDVYCAPHHILGMVMRLVVGDLDEEDVPAYEDTFEGSEEPPLLAPFSTEFLETELRHFSPEGVNEDVQWVWLTPQEVLDAPALDPANVQRDDGRVTFDEVLADVDRVSGGHAHE
- a CDS encoding nuclear transport factor 2 family protein; this translates as MTADSALTREGIEGVIRAFEDRDAAAAASHWAEDGVFVDPHYPEDEYRGPEAVEAALGWALENVVERPGLSIRTVWEGEEAAAVEVDTHHVAHDGSVREFPQVFVVEGEDGRITRWQSYLPFPPPDG